The following is a genomic window from Pantoea vagans.
TCGTGATGGCGGAACATACAATGCGCATTGTGGCAGAGGCGGACTGGGTGATTGACCTGGGGCCCGGTTCGGGGCTGAAGGGCGGAAGGATTGTCTCGTCCGGTACGCCGGAAGCGGTCAGCACATCCGCAGAGAGTCTGACTGCGCCATGGCTTTCCGCACAGCTTGAAAAGAGGGCGGGCGATCCGGCGTAACAGGATTGCGGTGGATGACGACGCCGCTGAAACAGGCGCACGATAAGGGCTCAGGGGTAAACTCCTGAGCCCGTCAATAATGATAGCGGCATGAGGCGATTAATAAAGCGTCTTCACTGACTGCATAAACCAGCCGATGTTCTGCCGTAATTCTGCGTGACCAGAATCTTGCAAGATTATGCTTTAATGGCTCGGGTTTTCCCTTGCCTTCAAAGGGCGTCCTGCTGGCCTCTTTTAGCAACGCATTAATCTTTTTGACCGTTTTTTTATCGGTATCCTGCCAGTAGAGATAATCTTCCCAGGCTTCTTCGGACCAGGTCAGCTTCACTCAATAATATCCCTTTCAGTACCGTTACCGCTTTGCAGACTTTCGATGGAATCCATTAACCTGCGAGCATTCTTAGGTGACCGCAGCAGGTAGGCTGTCTCTTCCAGTGAGTTATATTCTTCAAGCGACATCAGCACGCAGGATTCACCGTTCTGGCGGGTGATTAGTACCGGCGCTTTATCTTCAACCGTCTGAACCATAGTGGCAGACAGATTTTGTCGGGCTTCGCTGTAACTGATTGCTCTCATAGAACCTCCACAGAGTAAGTAATACAAATCATTGTACAATGATAAGCTTTGACAGGGAAGCCTGGTGAAAAGACCGGAGATACCATCATCGACGTGTTTTCTTTTGAGAAACTGATGGTACGGTGTTTCTCGTAGAGAAACAGGCAGTCAGATATCCCATCAGCGCAGCGGCGTATTAACCTGCAACGCATCCAGCTCGCGCGCATCGTGACTGCAGAAAAAGGTGATTTCGCCGCCGCGCTGGCAGGAGAGCTCACGCAGTCGCTGCTGGTTGTGCCGTCTGGCTTCGTTATCCATGCCCATCATCCACTGGTAAAAGCGCAGTCCCGGCGTGCAGTGGCGCGTCGGCTGCCGCATTTCGCCGCGGTAGAACCAGGCGTCGCCGCCGTGCAGCAGCCAGCCATCGGGCTGCTGAATCGCAATGCCCGCGTGACCCGGCGTATGGCCCGCCAGCGGCACCAGCAGAATCTCCGGCGGTAAGTCACGCAGGCGATTAACCGCCTCAAAACCAAACCACGTTTCCCCCTGCGGCTGATAGGTTTCCCAGTTGCCGATCCCGCCCCATTGTCCGGGACGATAGCGCTCACGCGACAGCCAGCTATGACGCTGGTGGGCGGTATCGACCTCCTGCTGCAACAGATGGATGCGCGCCTGCGGAAAATCGGTCAGTCCGCCAGCATGATCAAAATCGAGATGGGTCAGAATAATATGCCGCACATCGTCAGCCCGAAAGCCCAGCGCCTTCACCTGTGACAAGGCGGTGAGATCGTCACGCCGCTGAATATTGTTTAAGGCGCGGAAAAAGCCCGAGAGGCGACTGCCGGGCGTATGGATATCCTGACGACCAAAGCCGGTATCAACCAGCACCAGCCCGTCGCGGTCTGTTTCAATCAGCAGGCAGTGACAGACCAGGTGCGCCTTCAGGCCTTTACTGAATCCATCATAGAACGCGCCGCCCAGCGGGCACATACAGCCACAGTTAAGGTGGTGAATTTTCATCGGGCCTCCATAGGGTCATCGGCAAAACTCTGAGAGACTACGGCCTGTCCGGCGCGCAGCACATCAGCCTGGCTATAGAGTGTAGAGCGGGTTGCAACAACAGGCGGAGCGATGAAGCGGATAACCGGGCAAAAAAAGCCGGTTATCCGCCAGAAAGCAGAGAATTAACTGTGGAACAGCGGGAAAGCACCGGTCAGCAGACCGCCCGCCATCAATACCAGACTGACCAGAATGCCCCACTTGATGGCAAAACGCTGGTGGTCGCCGATATCGACTTTCGCCAGGCCCACCAGCAGGTAGACTGACGGCACCAGCGGGCTCAGCAGGTGGAACGGCTGACCGACAATGGAAGCACGGGCAATCTCTTCTGCGGTAATGCCGTAGCTGGCCGCCGTCTGTGCGATAACCGGCAGGATGCCGAAGTAAAACGCATCATTCGACATAAAGAAGGTGAACGGCAGGCTGACCAGCGCGGTAAACACCGCCAGGTAAGGTCCGAAGCTGGTTGGGATCACGGCCAGCAGACTCTTCGCCATGGCATCCACCATGCCGGTGCCGGAGAGAATACCGGTGAAGATACCGGCGGCAAAAATCAGCGCGGTCACCGCCAGCACGTTACCGGCATGCGAGCTGATACGCGCTTTCTGCTCCTCCAGCGTGGGATAGTTGAGCATCACCGCAATGGCAAACGCCAGCATAAACAGGATCTGAATCGGCATTAAACCAATTACCAGCAGCACCAGCAGCACGGTGGTCAGGATAAAGTTAGGCCAGAACATCTTCGGACGGCGGTTGGCAGCGCACTCTTCGGCATCGCCCAGACCCAGCTCGATGTTGTCGAGATGATGATCTTTCATGGTCATCACGCCTAACCGTTTACGCTCACGCAGGCCAAACAGGACCGCCATCGCGACCAGACTGACGCAGGCGAGCAGCATCGCTGGCAGCATAGGAATAAAGATGTCGAGCGCATCAATGCGCAGTGCCGCAGCGGCACGTGCCGTCGGGCCACCCCAGGGAGAGAGGTTCATGATGCCGCTGGCGAGGTTGACCAGACAGGTCATCATCAGCACGTTCATGCCCAGCCGATGGTAGAGCGGCAGAAACGCGGCGATAGCAATCATGTAAGTGGTGGAGCTGTCACCATCCAGCGAAACCAGCAGCGTCAGCACCGCGGTGCCGACCAGTACTTTCAGGGGATCGCCACGCACCAGCCGGAGAATAAAGCGTACCAGCGGGTCAAACAGCCCGGCATCGATCATCAGACCAAAATAGAGAATGGAGAAGGTCAGCATCACACCGGTCGGAGCCAGCTTTTTGACGCCATCCAGCATCATGGCACCCAGTCCGGCATAAAATCCGCCAATCAGCGCAAATATGGTTGGTATCAGGATCAGCGCAATTAAGGCTGACATGCGTTTGGTCATGATCAGATACATGAAGCAAACAACCATGGAAAAACCCAGTATCGTCAGCAAAATAGCAGCCCTCACATTGGCGTAAAAGTAATGAAAAAGTTACATGAAGCCAGGAAAATTCAGGTAATTAGTTAGCGTGGTAACGATTAACCTGTTGTTTTATTTAACCCTGCACTGCAGGATGATAGTAAATAGTTGTCAGGATTTAGCATTTCTTTAACAAGGAAGGGTGATCGCGATCATCTTTAAACGAATCTTAAACGAGTTTGTGTGACTGAGATCAACAGGCACGAAAGTGTAACCCGGCATTTCGGACCACAGCAGGCCTCAGGCACAAAGAGATTGGGTAGCAGGACAAAAGGAGTAAGGGCTAAGCCAGGCGGCTTAGCCGGTGAAAGGTATTAGCTGCCGAGCAGCTGGATGATCATCTCAGGGGTTTTATTGGCCATCTTGCTGACGGCTGTCTGTCCCTGCTGGATAATCTGGCTACGCGCCAGCTGACTCGCTTCTTCAGCATAGTCTGCATCCTGAATACGGCTGCGAGCCGCAGAGGTATCCACACCCTGTTGTGACAGCACATTACGGTTTGACTCGTAACGATTTATCTTTGCGCCATAGAGCGACTGATAGCCGCTGATCTTCTCCAGCGCCTTATCCAGCGCCTTCATGGTGGTGGAGATGTCACCACTGGTCAGCAGAGTGGTGTTGTTCAGTCCCAGCGTTTTAGTATCTGACGGCGTAGCGGGGATGCTATCCGACTGTATCGGCTGACCATAGTCGGCGCTGGTGATCACTTCGAGAGGACGACTCTCATGTGGCGGCGTTGCAGGCACGCTCTTGGGCTCCGGCAGGTTTCCCCAGGTCAGACTACCGGTGAAGGAGCCGTTGCCCACCACCACCACGATCAAATCTTCGGTGACGGTGTCCAGCGTGATGCGCTCCAGCCGGGTACCGGTATTGGTGCCGTTGTTGAAATCGCCGCTGGCGACATCTTCATAGCGGTCGCCGTCGCCGCTGTAGGTGATGTTCATCCCGTTGTAGCTGCTGCTGTTACTGCCCGCCAGCGCCCAGCTCGGGCCGCCTTCCAGTAGCTGAGAGCTGTCATAAGTTGCGCCAGTAGCAAAACCGTTTTTACTGGTCAGCAGGCGCGAATCTGCGGTCGCTGCATCCGTAATGCCTTTGCTGGTCCAGGTGTAATCAGGTGCACTGCCGTCCAGCGGCGTACCGGCCAGATGCTTGCCGTCGCGGGTAAACAACTGGAGATCGTCATCCTGACCCAGTGAATCGATGGTAATGCTTATCGACGTTGAGCCTGCCGGGATATAGGCCAGCGGGATCACACCCGAGGTAAACGAGTAACTCTTGCCCGGCACCGGGAACTTAACGTTGATAGGGTCAACGTTACCCAGTTTCGCCGGCGGCAGATCGGGATTATCCGTTGCCAGCGGATAACGCCCGAAAATCTCGGTGTGATCCGCAACTTCGTTGATGCCGGCCAGAATTTGCTGATACGCACCGTTGACACTCTGCCGATCCGCGTCTGACAGCGTGCCGTTAGCGGCCTGCACCGACAGCGTACGCGCCTGTATCAGCAGATCGACGATGGTGCCCAGGCCGCCACTGGCGGTCTGGGAATAGCTGATGGCATCATTAAGGCCGCGTGCCACTACCGCATCGGCGTTGACATTGGCCGTCATACGATTGGCAATCGCCTGACCTGCCGCATCGTCTTTGGCACTGTTAATCCGCATCCCTGATGATAGCCGTTCAACCGTTCGTCCCAGAACGGAGTCAGTACCGTACCGCAATTTGTTCGTAATGGCGGCGGTTTCGTTATGGTTGATCGTTAACATGGTCGCTTCGAACAGGGAGAGGAGTCTCTGTTTTATCGGCAGGGTGATAAGCAGCTTTAATCTCTGCGGCGACAAAAACTGAGCAAAAACGGGGTCAGGAGG
Proteins encoded in this region:
- a CDS encoding Txe/YoeB family addiction module toxin gives rise to the protein MKLTWSEEAWEDYLYWQDTDKKTVKKINALLKEASRTPFEGKGKPEPLKHNLARFWSRRITAEHRLVYAVSEDALLIASCRYHY
- the yefM gene encoding YoeB-YefM toxin-antitoxin system antitoxin YefM, which produces MRAISYSEARQNLSATMVQTVEDKAPVLITRQNGESCVLMSLEEYNSLEETAYLLRSPKNARRLMDSIESLQSGNGTERDIIE
- a CDS encoding MBL fold metallo-hydrolase, with protein sequence MKIHHLNCGCMCPLGGAFYDGFSKGLKAHLVCHCLLIETDRDGLVLVDTGFGRQDIHTPGSRLSGFFRALNNIQRRDDLTALSQVKALGFRADDVRHIILTHLDFDHAGGLTDFPQARIHLLQQEVDTAHQRHSWLSRERYRPGQWGGIGNWETYQPQGETWFGFEAVNRLRDLPPEILLVPLAGHTPGHAGIAIQQPDGWLLHGGDAWFYRGEMRQPTRHCTPGLRFYQWMMGMDNEARRHNQQRLRELSCQRGGEITFFCSHDARELDALQVNTPLR
- a CDS encoding CitMHS family transporter; translated protein: MLTILGFSMVVCFMYLIMTKRMSALIALILIPTIFALIGGFYAGLGAMMLDGVKKLAPTGVMLTFSILYFGLMIDAGLFDPLVRFILRLVRGDPLKVLVGTAVLTLLVSLDGDSSTTYMIAIAAFLPLYHRLGMNVLMMTCLVNLASGIMNLSPWGGPTARAAAALRIDALDIFIPMLPAMLLACVSLVAMAVLFGLRERKRLGVMTMKDHHLDNIELGLGDAEECAANRRPKMFWPNFILTTVLLVLLVIGLMPIQILFMLAFAIAVMLNYPTLEEQKARISSHAGNVLAVTALIFAAGIFTGILSGTGMVDAMAKSLLAVIPTSFGPYLAVFTALVSLPFTFFMSNDAFYFGILPVIAQTAASYGITAEEIARASIVGQPFHLLSPLVPSVYLLVGLAKVDIGDHQRFAIKWGILVSLVLMAGGLLTGAFPLFHS
- a CDS encoding flagellin, which produces MLTINHNETAAITNKLRYGTDSVLGRTVERLSSGMRINSAKDDAAGQAIANRMTANVNADAVVARGLNDAISYSQTASGGLGTIVDLLIQARTLSVQAANGTLSDADRQSVNGAYQQILAGINEVADHTEIFGRYPLATDNPDLPPAKLGNVDPINVKFPVPGKSYSFTSGVIPLAYIPAGSTSISITIDSLGQDDDLQLFTRDGKHLAGTPLDGSAPDYTWTSKGITDAATADSRLLTSKNGFATGATYDSSQLLEGGPSWALAGSNSSSYNGMNITYSGDGDRYEDVASGDFNNGTNTGTRLERITLDTVTEDLIVVVVGNGSFTGSLTWGNLPEPKSVPATPPHESRPLEVITSADYGQPIQSDSIPATPSDTKTLGLNNTTLLTSGDISTTMKALDKALEKISGYQSLYGAKINRYESNRNVLSQQGVDTSAARSRIQDADYAEEASQLARSQIIQQGQTAVSKMANKTPEMIIQLLGS